From the genome of Amylibacter sp. IMCC11727:
GTTGGCAGATGTGATCCCTCGACGGTGCGGATGACCTCCAGCTTCTCAGACGCAGGGTATCTCATTCCTCGAACTCCCCAGCCCCTGTCATGCTTTTTTTGAGAAGCCGGTTCTCAAGCGTCAGATCGGCCACGCATTCCTTCAAGGCCATAGCTTCTGAGCGTAGTTCTTTCACTTCAGGGGATGTGGCCTGACGCGCCGTATCGCCAGATAGACGGCGTTTGCCTGCTTCAAGGAATTCTTTCGACCAGCTGTAATACAGGCTCTCCGCGATGCCCTCCCGACGGCACAACGCTGAGATGCTTTCTTCTCCACGCATCCCTGCCAGCACAATGCGGATCTTCTCCTCCGCCGAATAGGTTTGACGTGTCTTGCGGCGGATGTTCTTTACCAATTTATCTGCAGACGCTTTGCTGCTTCCGGATTTCTTGTTCATCTTCACTCCATGAAGGTTACGATGAACCAGAAATCCTCCGTTGTTCAATTCCTCAAATCTGTCCCAAAGGCCCTGACGTCAGACACCCAAACCCACATCGGCTGAATCCGCCACAACAAAACAGGGTTCCACCGCACCAGCGCAAGGATCAGAGCCACACCCAGCAGCCCAATCAGAAACAACAGAACCCAACCAATCACAAAATCACCCGCGGCGTCCGCCAATAAAACACCCCAAACGCAGGCCCCCAAATCCAACACAGCGCCGCAACGAGCACCGCCGCCGTCACCAAAACCTCACCCAAATCTTTGCCGCCGCCGAACAGGGTCAAAAGTCCCACTTGCAGCAGCATAAAACCGAACATCACTATGGCCGAGACCACAAGCCCTAGTCCAATTGCAGGAACACCCCGCATAGAGGCAACTGCCAAAGCCCCTGCCCAACCAGACAGAACACTGAACAAAACCGCAAAGGCGAAGATCATCATGCCCATGTCACACCTCCCTCGCACTGCCCCCGACTCGATCGGGGGCCTTTAGCCGGAAAGACCCAACGACAGGGCAGCGCCGAACTCGGGTGGCGCGAATGCGCCCGCTGGTTCGACAGGCCATTGCAAAGCAATGACCGAAAGAACGCCCATGGGGGAGGTCGGCGCAGCCCGTGCCGGGCACGGGCATGCTTCTCGGACAACTTAAAATTTCCAATCATTTTAATAGCTTATCGAATCTATTGCTTCTAAGTCGCGATTCAGACGGGACCACTCCGCTTTCAAATAAGCACGGCCCGCCTCACATAATTCATGATGCACATTTCCTCTTCCAACTTTTTCCTCATCGGTGTCCGCGCTTATGAAGATAGAATCTCCAGCGTCAGCAATCTTAGAAATTAGATTGCTGCCTAACTCTTCTTCGTCGTTAATTTTCATTTGGAAAACACTAATCAAAAATGGGACTTTGCTGTCGATATCTACAATAGAGTCGGCATCGGCAATAATCGCGTTAAACTCTGCTAGTTCTGTACGCATTTCCTCAATCCATTCTCTTCTAAAGTCCGCCATTTTAAGTTGTACTTGCAACTTGCGATCTATTCTCGCGTTAGAAAGTGCCTTTTGTTCTGAAGATCGCGTTGCAATTTGGGTGACCACAAGAGTCAGCAATGGAAGCCCCACAGTTGCAACCAACGCTTGATGGTTCGCTATCCAATTGTTCAATTCGATAAGCAAGTTGTCACCCTTCCTTCCCTTCCAAATAACGCCGCTTCGCCTCTTCATTCCGCCCAAAGTCTCGAACCATATTCTCAATCGCGACTTCATCCGATTTATCCGCATACCTAAACTCTGAATCCGCGTAGCGATTGATCTCTTGGATCACCATTTCCACCGTAATCGGCTGGGCCAGTTCGGAAATCATCGACTTCTTCGTCTCATAATCCTTGGCGATAAACAGGTCCAAATTCTCCATCCACTCGTCTGGCAACTCGAAGTCCATCGCCCGCACCTTAACAGCATCCGTGATGTTCTTAATCGCCCGCCCCGTGAACCTCGGATCGGCCTCCTGAATGCCCTTCAGATACGTCCCCAGCTTCGCAATCGTATCCAAATCGCCAATCTCCGACGACACCCGATCAAACACGTTCAGCAACCCCTGCTCGTGCGGCTTCGAATGGCTATCATACGATGCCGCTACAGCCTTTTTAATCTGCTGCGCGGCGAACAGCTCGTGATCGCCCACAGGGATGTCGTGGTTTTTGCCCATCAGCAGATGCAGGATGTCGATGTAATCCTCTCGCGTTTGTGGCCCATCCACGAGGAACCGCGCCCCCGCCCGTTGGCGCAGCGCGTCGTCCACGTTTTCGGGATAGTTCGAAAACATCCCAAAGGTACAATTCCCGCGCACTACCGTATTGGCCCCCGCGAAGCTTTCCATCAGCACGGCGGTAATCTCCAACTGTCCCGCTGAACTCTGCCGATCCCCCCGTTTGCCCGCCAGCTGGTCAATATCGTCAATCGTGCCAAAGCCAATCACATTTTGATCAATCACATTGTTGATGAACGACTTTGCATTCTGCGCTGATTTCCCCTGATAACTGTCGATGCTGTCCGTGCTCAGGTTCTCATACCGAAACGCATAGCCTGCATTGTTGCAGTAATCGTTAATCATCCCCGCCATCATCTGGATCAGCGTGGTTTTCCCCGTCCCAGGCATCCCATCGCCCATAAACGTAAAGATAAATCCGCCCAGTTCCGCGAACGGGTTCAGCTTGCGATCAAAGTCATAGGCCATCAACATTTTCGCCAGCTTCATCGCCTGATATTTGGCGATGTGGTTGCCCACAACTTCGTTTGGCTTCTTGAACGTCATGGTCAGTTTGGATGATTTCGCCTTATGGCTGGCACTGAATCCATTGATTTCAAAATCATCCGCTTCCACCCGGTAAGACACGTTTTCAAACGCCTCCAACCGCGGCAAGGAACCTGCCCGCAGCGCAACCTTTTCCATCAGCTTTTCACAGAACGCCTGCACCACATGCACCACGCCCGCTTCGTCCTTGGCAAACAGCGCGAGGTCCTGATCCAACTCCCACAACGCCCCATGCAGGGCCAGTTGCGGGTTGTCCGTCAGAACCTCTTCAACCGCGCCAATTTCAACGGTGCTTTCGCCCTCTGCTGCGGCCGTCGCCGCCACCAAATTCGCCGCCATATTTGCAAACACATGCAGCGAAATCGCGGCCGACGCCGCCAGCAATTCCCCAAATTCCGCCTTCTTCGCTAGGGCCAAATTCCCCGCGAGGTTATCCTTCAACAACTCCGACAAACCCGTCTGATCCGCATACTGATCGCTCACCACATGGGCCACCGCCAGCGCACGGCGCAAAGACTGCAACACAATCGCCTGTACAGGGGACGTCAACGGATCACTCTCATCCGCGCCCTCAATGCGATCAATCAGATGCACCCCTTCGGGCCGCGCAGTGGAGCGTGTCACCAATCCCGGCGTTGTGGATCGAAACCGCCGCCGCGTGCCAACACCGCTGGATCGCTCCTTAGGCGCCTCCACATCCCGCTTCGCCGCCAACCGAGGCGTATGGTCAAACCCATCCAGCATCGCCACAGCATCCGCATACTTCTCAAGGATCAACTCCTCCTTGAGTTCCATCAAATCACCTGTCTTGCTCATAATTCACCTTCCGAAATCGGTGGGCTGCAGCCCACCCAACAATCCTTTTTCTCTGCGTAGGGCGGGCTTCAGCCCGCCAAAAACCACTTAGCCATAACTCCGAACCTTGCCCTTACTTCCAACAACGTACTTCCGCACCCCGCGCAGGCCCTTTGGGTCGCGGTGGTCCAGCACCTGATACGCCCGCTGCGGCAGGATCAGGGATCGCCGCTGTGTTGTCGCCCCCGTCAACTCACTCCGATCATCCAGATCGAAAATTTCCCGCTCCACCGTGCTGAACCAGCCCGATTTCTCCTCTGCCACCTTTTTGGATCGCAGCGTTTCCACCGTCCAAGACAGCGCCCAGTCCAAGCCTGGCTCGCCTTCAGCCTCTGCCAAAATCTCTCGCAGGGGTCCTGATTGTTCCGTAAACGCATGGGAATACATCGGCCCGATGTGCACGCGTCGCAGTGTTTTGGGGTGCAGATCGTCAAAGTCCTGATCAAACCCCGTCGCAATCGTCACCAGCTTTAGCCCAGACACCGCCTGCGCCATCAGATGCGCCTGCACTTGGGGCCAGCGTCGCTCGTCCTGCACCAGCGCCGTGCGCCCACTGTCCACCAGCTCCATCATATAGATTGCAGGCAGGTTCGTCTGGCTGTCGTAACTCGCCCAATGCACAAGATACTTGCGCCGATCCCCATCGTTCCCACGCCAAATTGCAATCGGATCATTGGCGGCGAAAAACAAATCGCGCCCCGCCAGCCATTCATAATACAGCCGCTGGGACATGGCATATTGCAGGTTGGTCGGATGGGAATGTTCGTTCAGGATATGCTTCACCATATCCTTCTTAATCTGCTCTGGCTCTGACAGGTTTGCCAAATGCCGCTCCGCATTCAGCGCGTCATTGGCCATTTGCAACAGCTCTTGAAACACGGGAAAGCCGCTGTCCTGCCGATCCACCGACATGCCGTTTGGCAGCGCGCCAGACACCCGCCATGTCATCAGATATTTGTAGGACAGCGCCGTGAACGTATGGCTCAATCGATCCAGATAGCCGCGAATAATCTTGGCCTCTTCACGCCCAATCAACCCTTCATCTGTTGTGATTTCAGTCACCCCATCCAAGTGCCCGATGATGCGCTCGAACTTCGCAAAATACCGCCGCGTCTTGGCCGCCCCTTCAAGGTATTTGTGGTCAAGGGTGAGGTCAGCGGTCATTTAAAAATACCATTTCAATTTATAAGGGCTTTTGTCATCTTTTGTGCGCACAATCCATTGAATACCAAAACCAAGTATCCCTGAAACGATGAGGTGCAGCAGGATGAAAGGAAACCCAAAATAAAGGCCGACCAGAGCGCAAACCGCAAAAGTGGTAAAGGGAATATTCTCCCAAAATCGCTTATTCATCGTCGCCTTTCTCGCATCTCATTACGCACGCAATCGTGTAAACCTTAGCCGCCCTTTCGGGGTATTTGTGATCTAAGGTTAGGTCAGCGGTCATTTAAAAGTGCTTTCGTAATGAGGGCACCTAAACGGCAATAATTAATCTCCATCGCCACCGTCACCGTCACCGCCCTCTGAATTATAGCCATCTTCTTCGTTTTTGAACACAATCTCAGCAGCGGTGGGATCTTGTCTTCGATAAATCAAATAGATCAGATGACTAAATCCAAACCAACCACAAATAAGCGCGACCCATAAAAAAGTGCTTTGCCAGATTGCAACTGGGATGACGAGCAAACCAAATACAGGCCATCTCGCATACATGGCTAAAACGACCCAATCAGGTTCTTTCACATCCGCACGCCGAACGCCGTCTTGATTAACTCTTGGTGGGATCAATCGCTCACCCATCAAGCCCCATACAGGTTCTTGTCGTGCTTCTCGACGATCTTCTCAAACCGCCGCGCGAACCGCTCGTCTGACTTGGCTTTTTCTTCCAGAACCTTGCGCGCGAACACCATATGGTCTTCGTGCTTTTCCATCATTTCAGCCATACGCTGGTTCGTTGCCGAGCCAATCGCCGCCATCGCTGTTTGCGCTTCTTGGTCCGTTTGCACACCGATCTCGTTGATCTTATGCGCCACGTCTTGCTGTTGTGCCGTTTTCAAGGATTTCGTCAGCGCATCATACAGAACAACCCGTTGCTTTGTGTCTGTCTGCAGCTTGTTGATCAGCACCATCTGCGTGGCCGCTTGGTTCTGCAAACTATCGACCCAGGATTTGCCCTTCTCGATATACCGTTCCAACGTCTGGGAATTGGCCAGCTTCACTTGCTCGGCCTGTGCCAGTTCGTTGTATTTCGCGTTCATTTCGGCAAGCTGGCTTTCCAGCTTGGTGCGTGCAGCCGCATCTTGTTCCACGGAAATCTTGTTTTCCAGTTCAATGATGCTTGGATCCATGGCCAGCAAATCTGCCTTGATCTGCTCCAACTCGCCCACAGCGGTTTCGCGCTCCACCAGAGTTTCCTGCAAGTTGCCTTCAACCCGTGTCTTATGCTCGTTCAGCACCGCCAACTGACCCTGCAACAGGTTCACAATCACATCGGATTTCGAAATCAAATCCTGCAACTTATCGTCAATGCTGGCCGTGCGCATCCGTTCTTGGCGCAGGCTTTCGGACCGCGCTGACGAAAAGATACCAACAAAGGTTTCCCAGCCCGTTTTGGACCGCATCGCATCAAAGTCCTGCGAAAACGCGGAGGTTACATCATCCAAACCCATGATCAGTTCTGCAATGTTTGCATTCATCGCATCTGAATGCGCATGCACATCATCAAGGCTCGCATTTTCGATATCAATGGAAATATCCGCCGTCCCGATCTTGTCACGGGCCGTTTCAATTTTACTGGTGAGTTCTGCGATTTTGGACTGCGCCGCCTCCACCTGAGCCTGAGATTCTCTAATTTGCGCGTCAAAATCCGCCATGAACGTTCCCTTTCGAAATTTCGTTTTGTTTCCTCATATATAGGCACACAATTCGGAATATTTAATACCTAACTACTGCAATTGTTGCATTCAGCTGTGATTTTCTTGGCAATTTCAACTCCATAAGGATGGAATGACGCGGTTCCCTTGCCCTAGGGGCCGTTTCTGTGTCAGGACTGCGCCAAATTCTTCACCCGAACGGAGCCACACCATGCTGACGACAACTGACCTGAAAAACCTTCTGAACGATCCAACACTGCTGTGTGACAAGGCCCTTGTTGCAGGGGAATGGATCGACGCGGACAGCGGTGAAACCTTTGAGGTGAAAAACCCAGCCCGCGGTGATGTGCTGACCACTTTGCCAGACCTCGGCGTTGCCGAAACCCGCCGCGCGATTGAGGCTGCGGAAGCAAGCCAAAAAGCATGGGCCGCGCGCACAGGCAAAGACCGCGCTGCGATCCTGCGCAAATGGAACGATCTGATGATCGAAAATGCCGATGATCTGGGCATGATCCTGACCGCAGAAATGGGCAAACCCCTTGGCGAAGGCAAAGGCGAAATCCTCTACGGTGCGTCTTTCATCGAATGGTTCGCAGAAGAGGCAAAACGCGTTTATGGCGAAACCATTCCAGGCCACCAGCCGGACAAACGTATCACGGTTTTGAAACAACCCGTTGGTGTTGTGGCATCCATTACGCCGTGGAATTTCCCCAACGCCATGATCGCACGCAAGGTGGCCCCAGCTCTCGCAGTTGGCTGCACATTCGTGGCACGCCCTGCCAAAGAAACTCCGCTGTCCGCTCTTGCCATGGCGCTATTGGCTGAACGGGCTGGCGTACCCGCAGGCGTGTTCTCTGTTATCACAAACTCCCGCGCTTCCATCATCGGCAAAGAATTCTGCGACAACCCAATCGTGCGCAAACTCACCTTTACAGGCTCCACCGAAGTGGGCCGCATCCTGATGGAACAGGCCGCGGGCCAGATCATGAAAACCTCTATGGAACTCGGCGGCAATGCCCCATTCATCGTGTTTGATGATGCAGACCTCGACAAAGCGGTCGAAGGCGCAATGATCTCAAAATACCGCAACAACGGCCAAACCTGCGTCTGTGCAAACCGCATTTACGTGCAAGCGGGCGTTTACGATGCTTTCGCAGAAAAGCTCGCCGCCGCAGTGTCTGCCATGAACATTGGCGATGGCCTTGAAGATGGGGTCACAGTTGGCCCACTAATTTCCATGGATGCTGTTGAAAAAGTCGAAGAACACATCGCCGACGCCACAGCCAAAGGCGCAAAGATCATGGCAGGCGGCAACCGTCACAACCTCGGCGGCACGTTTTTTGAGCCAACGATCCTCACGGGTGTCACATCCGACATGATGGTCACAAACGACGAAACATTCGGCCCCGTTGCGCCCCTGTTCAAATTCGACACCGAAGAAGAAGTCGTTGCAGCCGCCAACGACACGATCTTTGGCCTCGCCTCTTATTTCTACTCCAACGACCTGTCCCGCGTTCACCGCGTACAAGAGGCACTGGAATACGGCATGGTCGGCGTGAACACGGGCCTGATTTCAACAGAAGTCGCCCCATTTGGCGGCATCAAACAATCCGGCATCGGCCGCGAAGGGTCTTCTCACGGGACAGAAGATTATCTGGAAATGAAGTATATTTGTACAAGTATCTAAGGGCTTGCACCGCAAGCCCTCGCCTCGCCAAGACTTTGCTTGCAAAGTCTGAGAGAGGCCGAAGCTGCGTAAAAAGATCCATCTCAAATAAAATTCCAAAGGGCGCCAACACTAGGCGCTCTTTCCCATTCTCACCCCACACAAACGTGATTTGCCCCACACGCCCGTTCGCGCCACCGTGTCCCAAACATCAGGGGACCCGTCATGGCCAAACGACGCAGCAAATCCAACCGCGCGAAATCCACCTATAAGTCCGAGATCAAAGCCACCGACCAAAAGAAACGCAAAACCCTCCGCCTCTTGCGCAACCTCGCCATCGCGACCCCTGTCGTGGGCGTCGCTGGGTTTTTCTCGGTCAAATCCGTTCAAGCCACCATCTGCGAAGCAGACCTCACCAAGGTCGGCAAAGGCGTCCCGTCAATCGTGCAAATCCACGACCCGAATTGCCAGCTGTGCGCGGCCCTGCAAAACCAATCCCGCCGTGCGCTCAAATCCTTTGAAAAGGACAGCTACCGCTTCCTCGTGGCCAACATCCGCACCGACGACGGCAGCGCCTTTGCCGCAAAATACCGCGTTCCCCATGTGACCCTCTTACTCTTCGACAAAAAAGGGGGAATGACCCAAGTGGTGCGCGGCCCCATCGACCAAGACGCCCTCGAAAACATCCTCAGCGCGCATATGAAACGCTACGGCTAACGCCTGTCATCTAGGCGCGATTAGGCTTAGTGTTCCGTTTCCAGAAGGGTCCACCCTAACGCCCGATACAAAGCACTGTGTCCCGCAATCAAAATGGCCACAACGCCAACCATACCGAAATACGCGACAAACCCGTGCAGCGCCATGCTCGGCATAACCCACAGCAGCAATGTATCATTGCCGCTTTGAACAAAAATCGCGCCAATCCCCATCAGCAGACCGCCACAAAAATTCATCACACTGAGCCGCAATCCACCCATCTTAATCTTGAATTTCTGGTTAAAAACGGATGACAAAACCGCCCCGACAAACAGCGCTAAGACAGACAGCTCAAACACCAAATCAGGCGTCGTTCCCGCCCCACTGACAAAGCGACCGATCAGCGCCTCATAACTCCAGTCGGCTTTTGTCACGAACAAAAGCGTCGCCGCGACCCCCATCACAACAAGGGCAAAGATCGTCTGCTGACGGCGACGATACAGCCGAATACAGCTCCATATCCCGAGGGCCAAAAACATGCCCAAAAGGACCCAATACAGCCAATCATCCTCCATCGTCAGCCGCACACCACGCGGCAACGGCTCCAACGCTGGAAGCCCTTGATGCACGTTAAGCGTCCGCGCCGCCGCAAGGCCGAGGAACGTAAAGATGAAAGACAGCTTCCCACTGCTGATCCGCCCGACAGACCCGATGAAACATCCCCCGTTGAGCCATGCGCCCAATCCCATAACGCCAACACCAATCAAAAGCGTCGATGTCAAACCACTGGCATTTGGCAAATTCAGCGGCATGTTGGAAAAACCAGCCAAAACAAACAAGGTAATCGCCGCCCAACTGGACGCCACAAGGATCCCCAACAGCCAATCAATCCGCCGCCGCATTACCAAACGTTCCGTGGCCGCCACCGTGCAGGTGCTGGCCCGTGACAAGGCAAATCCGAGGATGAAAGCAAAGATAATTGTGAACATTCAGAACAAACTCTCAACAACGCGCTGCCAACACTAGGCCAAACCACGCGCACATTTAGCAACACCAAGATGGGATTTTCACAAAAAAGTTCGCGACGCGCCAAGGATTGCCATTTACCGCGCGTCTAACCACATTATGCGGATGGAAACGAGCGACGAAAATTTGGTCACATTGGCCCAAACAGGGGACGCGGCGGCGTTCTCTGCGCTGATTTCGCGTCACTACGACCTGATCCACCGCATTGGTTTTCGTGTGCTGGGGTCCCAAACCGAAGCACAGGACATGACCCAAGACCTCTGCCTCGCGCTCGCCACCAAGATCACATCATTTCGCGCAGACGCAAAATTCACCACTTGGCTCTACCGCGTTGCCATTAACGCGGCCCGCGACAGATTGCGAAAACGCAAAACCCGCCAAAAAGCCACCGAAGGCTGGGGCGACTTTGAATTAAACAGCCGCGCCGCAGAAGCCGAAAATCGGGCCCAGCTTGACTGGCTCAACCAAGCCATGGCCACCCTGCCCAAAGACCTGCGCGAAACCGTTGCCCTTGTTTTGGGCGAAGATCTGACCCACGACGCCGCCGCAACCATCCTCAACATCTCGCCCGGAACCGTCAGTTGGCGCATGTCAGAGGTGAAAAAACACCTCCGTGCGCTCGCCCAGAAAGAGGAGCTCATCCAATGAATGACCTCGAAAAACTCCAAGCCGCCTTGCGCGATGCCTCCCCTGCTCCAGATGCAGATGCCAAAGCCGAAGCCCTGCGCATGGCCGCAGAAAATTTCGCGCGTATCCAAGAAAGCCAATCCGCTGCACGTCCCATGTCCGAAGCCCCAACATCGGGGTCCCTCTGGAAAAGGACCACAGCTATGTTCACATTCTCAAACCTCCGCCCAGTGCTTTATGCCACCTCTTGCCTTGTTGTTGCAGGAGCCGTTTTCGTGGCCTATGACCCGTTCAACGACAACGGACCAGCGATTTATGATGCGGATTTGTCTTCGGATGAAACCGTGCTTGGCGAACCCGAACCTGCAATTGTCTTAGAAATTGAAGAAAGCACGGTTCAGAACCGCTTGCGGGCCGAACCAAAAGCGGAAACTCGATCTACGCAAGACGCAACTAAGAAGGCTGCGACCGCTGGCAACCTTCAACAATCCATGGCTCAAAATCCCCAAACTGCTCACCGTGATCTTGAAAATGAGGGGCAACTGTACAGTAGCACCACAAAGCCGAAAATGCGGACACAACCAGGGGCTTTGAAAGGGGTTAGACTAAAGTCATACAGCGGGGATGCGTCACATCAGAAAAAACCTTTGGCGATGACTGCCCCACAAGACGACGCCATCATCGCGCCGCAACCCAACAATGACCAATTCACAGCCGCACCGGAAAACCCCGTCAAAGTCACGGCGGAATCCCCCGTTTCAACCTTTTCCATCGACGTGGACACGGCCTCCTATGCTTACGTCCGCTCAACCTTGCTGAACGGTGGACAATTGCGCCCTGATGCTGTGCGGATCGAGGAAATGATCAATTATTTCCCCTACGATTATGCCGCCCCCGCCGCCACATCCGATGTGCCGTTTTCCACCGATATCAGCGTGACGAAAACACCGTGGAACGCGGATACAAACCTCGTGCGCATCGCAATCCAAGGCAAAAAACCAGCCATCGAGGACCGTCCACCGCTGAACCTCGTGTTCCTGATCGACACGTCAGGCTCCATGCAGGACGCGAACAAACTGCCCTTGTTAAAACAGTCCTTCGCGCTGATGCTCACCGAACTGCGCCCAACGGATCAGGTGGCAATCGTCACCTATGCAGGGTCGGCTGGGACGGTTCTGGAACCCACCAATGCGGGCGACACCGCCACAATCCTAAACGCGCTTGATTCGCTCAATGCGGGCGGGTCCACCGCAGGGGGCGCGGGGCTTCGCGCCGCTTATGCGCTTGCGGATCAAATGAAAGCAGAGGGTGAAATCTCTCGCGTTCTGCTCGCAACCGATGGCGATTTTAACGTGGGCATTAACAATCCCAACGATCTGAAAACCGCGATTGAAAAGAACCGTGACAGCGGCACATATCTGTCTGTTCTTGGCTTTGGCCGTGGCAATTACCGCGATGACATGATGCAAACTCTGGCGCAAAACGGCAACGGAACCGCCGCTTATATCGACACATTGGCCGAGGCGCAGAAAACCCTTGTCGACAATCTGTCTGGCGCGCTGTTCCCCATCGCAAATGACGTAAAAATTCAGGTGGAGTTCAACCCCGCCACAATCGCTGAATACCGCCTGATCGGCTATGAAACCCGCGCCCTTAACCGCGAAGATTTCAACAACGATGCGGTGGATGCTGGCGATATCGGCGCGGGCCATCAGGTCACTGCGCTCTACGAAGTTACCCCCGTCGGCTCCCCCGCGATCCTCAACGATCCTTTGCGGTATGCCGCCGATACGGCCGCTTCGGACTCCTCCGAACTTGGCTTTTTTAAACTGCGCTACAAAACCCCTGGGGCCGCAGAAAGTCAGCTCATTACCACCCCGATCAGTCGATCCGACACGCCTGCAAACACAGGTTTCGCCGCAGCTATTGCCGGGTTTGGCCAACTGCTCAAAGGATCCAAATACACCAATTCTTGGACCTTAGGCGATGCCATTACGCTGGCGTCAGAAACGAAAGGCACAGACCCTTATGGCTACCGCGCCGAAGCAATCCGTCTGATGAAACTCGCCAAAGCACGGAAATAAACCCGCCTTCTTTTGGCAAAAAATATCCGCGACGCAGGCATTCCAATTTTTATGTCCTCACAAACGCCAACCCCCGCCGCATTTGCGTCGGGGGTTCTGTCAAAACAGGTCGCGCGCTCAGGTAGGGGAAACTCAGGGCACAGCGACGGCTCGGCCAGCCGATAAGGGACAGCGGCTGGAACATGGCGCCTCAAAAGGGGAGGTACGAGGCGCCAATTCTGTGTGTGATTTACGCTGTGGCTTTGGCCTTAGCGACTTTCTTGGCTGGTTTTGCCTCGATCGTTTTGCTCGCATCCGCAATCTCGATGCGGCGCGGCTTCAACGCTTCAGGGACTTCACGAACCAAGTCCACGTGCAAGATGCCGTTTTCTGTGGTCGCACCAACTGCACGCACGTGATCGGCCAAATGGAACCGTTTTTCGAACGTGCGCGAGGCGATTCCACGGTGCAAATACGTCACCTCTTCTGTGGTCTCTGCTTCGGCTTTCTTGGCGGAAATCACCAACTGGCCTTCGCGCATTTCAATGGTCAATTCGTCATCGGAAAACCCAGCAACAGCTACCGAAATACGATAGTCGTTTTCGTCTGTTTTCTCGATGTTGTATGGGGGATAGCCGTTTGTGTTTACATCAACCGACATGGCGCGATCCAACATGGACGCAAGACGGTCAAAACCAACAGTGGAACGGTATAGGGGTGCAAAATCATAAGTTCGCATGAGCAAACATCCTCCTTAAGAAGCGATATTTAGATACGGCCTTCCATCATGGACAGACCTGAGTTTTAGTCACCAGACCCCTTCATGGGCATCCAGTACTAGGTAATCTAGGAACACCCAAATGGGGTTTCAAGACTAATTTTTCACAAAAAATGAATTTTGTGTTCGACCCAATTGTTCGCTTAAGGATTTATCAGAAACACGCTTGCCTTTGAACACGCCTTTGTCGCGCTGCAACTGGTTCATCAACTCTTCTAGTGGGCTCCCCAATGATGTGCCAAGCGCCACATCACGGTCTTTCCACGTGGCTTTGGCCGAAATCACAGAAGCAATCTTTGGTTCGCCGTTTTCAATCACAAA
Proteins encoded in this window:
- a CDS encoding ATP-binding protein produces the protein MSKTGDLMELKEELILEKYADAVAMLDGFDHTPRLAAKRDVEAPKERSSGVGTRRRFRSTTPGLVTRSTARPEGVHLIDRIEGADESDPLTSPVQAIVLQSLRRALAVAHVVSDQYADQTGLSELLKDNLAGNLALAKKAEFGELLAASAAISLHVFANMAANLVAATAAAEGESTVEIGAVEEVLTDNPQLALHGALWELDQDLALFAKDEAGVVHVVQAFCEKLMEKVALRAGSLPRLEAFENVSYRVEADDFEINGFSASHKAKSSKLTMTFKKPNEVVGNHIAKYQAMKLAKMLMAYDFDRKLNPFAELGGFIFTFMGDGMPGTGKTTLIQMMAGMINDYCNNAGYAFRYENLSTDSIDSYQGKSAQNAKSFINNVIDQNVIGFGTIDDIDQLAGKRGDRQSSAGQLEITAVLMESFAGANTVVRGNCTFGMFSNYPENVDDALRQRAGARFLVDGPQTREDYIDILHLLMGKNHDIPVGDHELFAAQQIKKAVAASYDSHSKPHEQGLLNVFDRVSSEIGDLDTIAKLGTYLKGIQEADPRFTGRAIKNITDAVKVRAMDFELPDEWMENLDLFIAKDYETKKSMISELAQPITVEMVIQEINRYADSEFRYADKSDEVAIENMVRDFGRNEEAKRRYLEGKEG
- a CDS encoding NAD-dependent succinate-semialdehyde dehydrogenase; the encoded protein is MLTTTDLKNLLNDPTLLCDKALVAGEWIDADSGETFEVKNPARGDVLTTLPDLGVAETRRAIEAAEASQKAWAARTGKDRAAILRKWNDLMIENADDLGMILTAEMGKPLGEGKGEILYGASFIEWFAEEAKRVYGETIPGHQPDKRITVLKQPVGVVASITPWNFPNAMIARKVAPALAVGCTFVARPAKETPLSALAMALLAERAGVPAGVFSVITNSRASIIGKEFCDNPIVRKLTFTGSTEVGRILMEQAAGQIMKTSMELGGNAPFIVFDDADLDKAVEGAMISKYRNNGQTCVCANRIYVQAGVYDAFAEKLAAAVSAMNIGDGLEDGVTVGPLISMDAVEKVEEHIADATAKGAKIMAGGNRHNLGGTFFEPTILTGVTSDMMVTNDETFGPVAPLFKFDTEEEVVAAANDTIFGLASYFYSNDLSRVHRVQEALEYGMVGVNTGLISTEVAPFGGIKQSGIGREGSSHGTEDYLEMKYICTSI
- a CDS encoding thioredoxin family protein, producing the protein MAKRRSKSNRAKSTYKSEIKATDQKKRKTLRLLRNLAIATPVVGVAGFFSVKSVQATICEADLTKVGKGVPSIVQIHDPNCQLCAALQNQSRRALKSFEKDSYRFLVANIRTDDGSAFAAKYRVPHVTLLLFDKKGGMTQVVRGPIDQDALENILSAHMKRYG
- a CDS encoding YeeE/YedE thiosulfate transporter family protein; amino-acid sequence: MFTIIFAFILGFALSRASTCTVAATERLVMRRRIDWLLGILVASSWAAITLFVLAGFSNMPLNLPNASGLTSTLLIGVGVMGLGAWLNGGCFIGSVGRISSGKLSFIFTFLGLAAARTLNVHQGLPALEPLPRGVRLTMEDDWLYWVLLGMFLALGIWSCIRLYRRRQQTIFALVVMGVAATLLFVTKADWSYEALIGRFVSGAGTTPDLVFELSVLALFVGAVLSSVFNQKFKIKMGGLRLSVMNFCGGLLMGIGAIFVQSGNDTLLLWVMPSMALHGFVAYFGMVGVVAILIAGHSALYRALGWTLLETEH
- a CDS encoding RNA polymerase sigma factor; its protein translation is METSDENLVTLAQTGDAAAFSALISRHYDLIHRIGFRVLGSQTEAQDMTQDLCLALATKITSFRADAKFTTWLYRVAINAARDRLRKRKTRQKATEGWGDFELNSRAAEAENRAQLDWLNQAMATLPKDLRETVALVLGEDLTHDAAATILNISPGTVSWRMSEVKKHLRALAQKEELIQ